A segment of the Methanomicrobiales archaeon genome:
GCTCGTCGAGCCGGGGATCGTAGCCCTCCCGGATCATCCCGCCGCCGGCGGTCGCGGCGGGGGGATCGTCCCGGAGCGAGCGGGACAGCAGGCCGACCGTATCCGGAAGACACTTCAGCCCCTCCACCAGGTCGCGGAGGCGGGCCGACCCCCCGCCCTGCACGATCCGGGATCCGAGCGCCTGGAGGTCCGGCAGGACCCGCAGGGTGTCCCGCAGGCGGATCAGGTCGCGGGGACCGGCGTTGCCGTAGGCGATCCGCCCGGCGATCCGCTCGATGTCCGCGCAGCGGTGGAGGAGCGTGCGCAGCTCCGCCTGCACCAGAGGGGCGTTCGCCAGGCACTCCACCGCGTCCAGCCGGGCGTTGATGGCGTCGACCGAGATCAGCGGAGCCGTCAGGCAGGTGCGGAGCAGCCGGCTGCCCATGGGCGTCTCGGTGCAGTCCAGCAGGGACAGGAGCGTGGCGCCGGCGTCGCCGCCCCGGATGCTCTCCAGGATCTCCAGGTTGCGGAGCGTGATCGCGTCCAGCCCCAGACACTGCCCCGGGATTCGGATCGACATCCCGCTGATGTGCTGCAGGGAGCAGCGCTGCGTCTCCCGTGCAAACTGCACGCAGGCGCCCGCAGCCCGGACGGCGGATGGGAACGGGCGGCAGCCGTAGCCGTCCAGGGTGGAGACCTGGAACTGCGAGAGCAGGGTCTCCGTCGCCTTCTCGAGCGAGAACTCGGCATCCCGATAGGGAGTGACCGGGATTTTCCGCTCTTCCAGGGGCTTCACCAGCAGGTTCCCGCCCCCTTCCGGGAGGATGCACTCCGTGGGGCGGTACTTGGCGATCTCGGACAGGCATTCGGTCAGCCCGTCCGAGAGGGGGCAGACGGTGGCGAAGAACTCGCCGGTGGATATGTCCAGGAACGCCATGCCGATCTGACGGCTCCGTTCGTCGGGCAGGAGGGACATCAGGTAGCGGGCCGCCGGAGAGACGCCCAGGAGCCCGGCATCGATCACCGTCCCCGGCGTGATCACCCGCACGACGTCCCGCTTCACCAGCCCCCGCGCAGTCCTGGGATCCTCGAGCTGGTCGCAGATCGCCACGCGGTGCCCCTTCTCGAGCAGCCGCGCGATGTAGCCCTCCGCGGCGTGGTAGGGCACCCCGGCGAGGGGGATCCGCTCCCCGTCCCGCCCCCGGTGGCGGGAGGTGAGGACGATGTCCAGCTCCCGCGATACAAGCTCCGCGTCGGCACCGAACGTCTCGTAAAAGTCTCCGATATGGAAGAGGAGGATGGCATCCGGGTGCTTCGCCTTGATCCGGCTGTACTGCTCCATCACCGGCGACATGCGGGCATGCGGGGAGCGGGGCTGGTCGTTCATATGGCATCTCGACGTGATGAATCGGTCCCGGACAGCGTTTTCGTCTCGTAATCATGGTGCCTGAATTGCCATAAGAGTTCCTGATGGGGGATGAAAGAGGTGCAAACGGGGCTGACAGGCATGCCGCCTGCTCTCCTGCGAGGCCGGCAGGGGGAAGGAACGGCGCCCGGCTGCATAAGGTATTTCTAGGGGAGCGTGGTACCGCGTAGCCGTGTACATCATCATCGTGGGGCTGGGGGGAATCGGGAGGACGCTCGTCGGGATCGCCGCCGACAACCGGAACGACGTGGTTGTCATCGACAAGAACGAGGAGCGCGCCGCCGAGATCCTGGAGCACTACGACGTGCTGGCCGTCGTCGGCGACGCCACGGACACGGAGATCCTGGAGGAGGCCGGAATCGAGCGGGCTGACGCGCTTGTCGCCACGACGAGCGACGACTCGGTCAACCTCATGACCTGTCTGCTGGCGCGGCGCTACAAGGTGCCGAACGTGATCTCCATCGTGAACCAGATCGAGCACTCCGACTTCTTCAAGGAGGTCGGAGTGCGGATCAGCGAGAATCCCGACGAACTGGTCGCGATGCGCCTCTACTACTGGGTGGAGAGCCCCGGCATGCAGCAGCTCGCTGCCCTGCCCGGCGGACGGATCTTCGAGTTCGTCGCCGAACAGGGCGCCCCGTTCATCGACCGCGAGCTGCGGGAGCTGAAGGCGAAGAACTTCGTCGTCATCGCCATCAACCGCGCGGGGAACGGGCTGATCATCCCCACCGGGGACACCCGCATCCGCGCCGGGGATACCCTCACGGTCTTCACCAAGAAGGAGGCGGAGAAGGAGACGCTGAGCCTGCTCGGCCGCCAGCTGAAGCATCCTGCCCGGTAATGACGATACCGCCGCCGATCCCCGCAGCGGGCGCCAGGGGGCGCGCGGCATCCCCCGGTTACCGCGCCACGGTCGTCTCGAAACCCCGGAGCAGGCCCACGATCAGCACGATGACCGGCAGGATCTCGAGCCTCCCGATCCACATCAGCAGGATGAAGATCCACTTGTTCGCCGCGGGGCTGGCCGGCGTCATGAACCCGACGGAGAGGCCCACGTTGCTCATCGCGGAGGCGTGCTCGAAGAGCACCTCGTAGGGCGTGTACGGCGTCGCGTAGAGGTGGAGCACGAGCATGAGGGAGAGGACGAGCGTCAGAGCCCAGAGCACCACGATCAGCATATTCTTCGAGATCTCGAGTTCCGATACATCTTTTGGGAGGATCCGCCCTTCGTACCGGAAGGGGACGATCACCCTTCTTCCCACGAAGAACCGCTTGAACCACCAGACGAGGGCTTCGTAGGCGAGGACCAGCCGATTCACCTTGATCCCGCCGGCCGTGCTGCCAGCCGCACCGCCGATGAACATCAGCATGATGACCAGGATGAGGGGGGCTGCCGCCCAGAGGTTGAGATCGGAGTTCTGGAGGCCTGTGCAGGTGATGCCGGAGACGGCGATGAAGATCCCTTCCCGCACCGCACGGAAAAGCGTGTATCCGTCCGTCAGGTAGAGATCGAGGGATACGATGGCCGAGGCGGTGAGCGCCAGGGAGAGGAAGAGCAGCACCACGGCATCCCGGAAGATCCCGAACTGCCTCTTGACGGAGAAGAGGTAGTAGATCTTGAAGGGGAGCGCCCCGGCGATCATCACCAGCACGAGCACGCCTTCCAGGGCTGCGTTGTCATAGAACCGGATCCCCGCGTCGTGGACGGTGAACCCGCCGGTCGAGAGGGTGCTCATGACCAGGTTCGTGGCATCCCAGAGGGGCAATCCCGCCAGCATGACGAGCCCGATGAAGAGGAGGGTGAGCACCGCGTAGATGCCCCAGAGCCGCCTCCCCGTGGAGACGGCGCTCGGCATGAACGCCTCGGGCCGCCCCTCCGAGCGGAAGAGCCGGGACCTGGCGAGCCCGGAGGCGGTCTGCATCGTGACGGTGAACGCGATCACGCCGATGCCTCCCATCCACTGCATGAAGGAGCGCCAGAAGATCAGCGTGCGGGGGGCGGTGTCGAGGGAGGTCATCATGGTGAAACCGGTGGTGGTCCAGCCGGACATCGCCTCGAAGACGCTGTCGGTGAAGGTCATCTGGAGCCCCAGGATGAACGGCAGGGACCCGACGAGGGCAATGGCGAACCAGGCGAGCGCCGCGGTCGCCAGGGCGATGGAGAGGTGGGGCGCGTGATTCCCCCGGGGTATGCGCCGCAGGAGATAGCCGAGGAGCACGAAGGAAAACGGCGCCGACGCCATGGGGAGAATCATCTCCCACTCCTGGTAGATCGTGAGCACGGCGAAGGGCGCGAACGCGGCCAGCCCGACGAGCTCGAAGATGCTGCCGATATCGTTGGCGATCATCCCGACGTGCTCCCGCCACGGCATGGTTCAAAAGGTGGGGAGGAGAGTAATTAGCCTTTCGCAGGGAGGATGCACATTATCGAAAAAAATCGAATCCCCCTCGCGAATCCGGGAGCGAAGGCCTACGCACATGGCGGGGTACGGGGCCGTGGACACCCCGATCCCCTCCGGGTTGAGCGGGCCTGGAGGTTCCAGAGCGATCGGGCATGGAACAGGTGCAACTCATCGAGGTTGCCGCCACAGGCGCATGCAAGGTCCGGGCTCGAGTACTGCGGAAGGGTATCGGGAATCCATACCGGTCAGCCTCCGGGGGGCATCGAGGGGGCGGGGGCACGGTATAATATTCGAACGGATACACCTCCCCTGGAGGGCATCGCAATGGCGAGGCGGGGCAGGGAACAGACCGCGCGGATCCCTCCTGTGAGCCTCCCTTCGAGGCTATCGCAGCAGCGGGAGGAGGACGGGGGAGAGGGGGGCGCACCCCCTCCCCCGCCGGTGCGATAGGCCTGGACATGGGAAATCCGGGAGTGGACGCTGCATTTAAATCCGATGGGCGCAGCCCGGCTCTATGGTACGACCATTCCCCGTTGCCCCTACCTCGAGCGTTCAGGTATGCAGAGAGTCTCCCGCACCAGGGGTTGCAGCCGCTCTCTGGATCGTGCACGGCACTACAGGTTCCGTTTCGTGCTGCGGGACGCCGATCCTGGCCTGAGGGAAGGAAGCGAAATGCCGTCCGCGGTGCGGATGAGCCTTCAATAGCCGGCCTTTGCGAGAATCTCCGCCACGGCGCGGTATGCCGGCGACTCGTCCGGAACCTCGAGGAGCGATCGCCCCGAGAGCACGTACTCCGAGAGCAGCGGGTCGTAGGGGATCTTTCCGAGATAGGCATGCGGGAATTCCCGGCGCAGGCGATCCTCTTCGGACTCCGGAAAGAGGAATGCCCCCACCAGGTAGAAGCGGCGCGCCTCGATCCCCACCTCCCGCACGATCCGCTGCGCCCGCCGCACGTGCCCGAAGGAGCGGCTGGAGGGGCTCACGAGGTCGAAGATGACGTCCACGACCGTCGAGATCTTGCGGTTCAGGTGCTCGAGGCCGGCCGGCGAGTCGATGAGCACGTAGCGGTAGTTCTTCGCGATCGTGGAGAGCGCGCCCTTCAGGGCGGCGTCCGGCAGACAGTAGCACCCCTCGACCCACCGGGTCCCGACCGCCATCAAATCGCAGAACTCCCCTTCGTACAGCCCCTCCTCCCAGATCCGCGTCTCGATCCGCTCCGTCGGGGCGCGGCCGGCCGTGGTCCCGCCCCGTTCCAGGAACGTCTCCGTTGTCAGGTCCGCAATCGTCCGCACTCCCCCGGCCTCGAGATCGATCCCCACCATCTCGCCGAGATTCTGGTCCGGATCGGCATCGATGAGGAGGAGGGGCGTCTCCCCCGTCGCGATGAAGTGTTTGGCCATGAGGGCGACAAAGGAGGTCTTCCCCGTCCCCCCCCGCCCCATCGTCACCACCATCTGCATGGATCACGCCTCCGGCATGCCCTTCAGGCGGTCAAGGATACGCTCCAGCGCCCGGATCGCCGGGCTGTCCGCATCCGGGAAGATGGTCGTTCCCCGGATGCCGGCCTCCCGCACCGTGCGGTCGAAGGGCACCTGCCCGATGCACTCCAGCCCGTTGACGCTCGCGTACTCCCGCACGGCGCGGGCCTGGTCCGCGTCCTCGATCATGTTCGCGAGGATCGCGGTCCTGCGGATCCCGGCCCCGGCGGAGAGCCGGGCGATCTTCCGGGCTGCATGCAGCGATCGCACGTTCGCGTCCGTGACCACGAGCATCACGTCCACGCGGTCCGCCGTCCCCCTGCCAAGATGCTCCACACCGCCCTCCATGTCCAGGATCACTGCCTCGTCCCGCTGGACGGCAACGTGGCGGAGAAGGGCACGCAGCACGGCGTTCGCCGCACACGTGCAGCCCGATCCCATGGAGGCGACCGTGCCCATGACGAGCAGGTCCACGCCCGAGGGTGTGCGCACCGCGTAGCGCTCGACGATGTCCTCGACGCTGAACGTGAGGCTGTACACCCCGGGGTAACCCGTCCCCGTCTTCAGGGCGATCAGCTCCTGGTTCTCCGATAGGGGCAGAATGGATCCCGCCTCCTCGGGGGACAGCCCCAGGAAGATCCCCAGGTTCGGCGAACTGTCCGCGTCGATTGCGAGGACGCGCTGCCCCTGCCGGGCGAACAGCCAGGCCGCCGTGCCGGCAACGAACGTCTTTCCCACGCCCCCCTTGCCGGATACGGCTATCTTCATGGAGTCCCCCTCCTTCCCGCACTCACGGCTCTCCTCCTATGCATGCCCTCCCCGATCCCGCCCCGCGGGAAAGAGTTCGCTCCTGCCGGGGATGGAGAGCGCGGCGGTGTACTCTTCGACGAAGTCGGGATCGACCAGGAGATCGATATAGACCATCGCATCCGCGATCGCCTGCGCCTCCCGGCGCTTCCGCAGGGAGAGCAGGGCGAGGTAGGCCCCCGAGAGGGAGCCGTTCCCGATCCCCTGCACCGTCGCGTTCGGGAACGGCGGGAGGATCCCGAAGGCGGTGAGGCTCCGCATGTCGGCGAACGCCCCGAAGGCGCCGGCGAGGTATACGTGGCGGATATCCTCGGGCGTCAGGCGGTACCTCTTGAGCAGGACGGCGACGGCTCCGCAGAGCGCCGCCTTCGAGTCCATGAAGTAGTCCATGTCCTGCTGGGTGATCGCGATATCCTGGCCCGTGGCGGTCTCCTCCGCCGGGACCAGGCAGTATTCGGCACCCTCGTGCCCCCTGCGGACGCGGGGGTGCGATCCCACGAACTTTCCCTTGAAGTCCAGGATGCCGGCCTGGAACATGCCGGCCGCGGCATCGATCAGCCCCGAGCCGCAGATCCCCCGCGGGGGTGCCGACCCGACCGTCTCCACCGTCGCTTCGCCGCTGACGGGATCGATCGCCACGTGCTCGATCGCCCCCCGCATCGCCCGCATACCGGCGCCGATCCCCGCGCCCTCGAAGGCCGGGCCGGAGGCGCAGGAGACGGCGGCGAGCCACTCCCGGTTGCCGACCACGATCTCGCCGTTCGTCCCCAGGTCGATAAGGAGGGAGACCTCCGGGCGCCCGTGCATCCCGGAGGCCAGCACGTCCCCGACGGCATCGCCGCCGACGAACCGGCTCACGTTCGGGAGGCAGTAGCAGTAGGCGCGGGGGTGCGCCTCGATGCCCAGGGATGCCGTCCTGAAGACGAACGGGTGGCGCGGCACGTCCGCGTCGACCATCTCCAGGTAGCGGGGATCCCGCCCGACCAGCAGGTGGTTCATCACCGTGTTGCCGCCGACCGTCACCTCCAGGATCTCCGCGGGGGCGATTCCCGCTGCCGCCGCAGCATCGCGGATCACCTGGTTGATGCTCTCCCGGGCCGCCTGCTGCAGCAGCCGCACCCCGTCCGCCCGCCCCGAGAACCCGATGCGGGTGATCACCTCCTCCCCGTAGGTGATCTGGCGGTTCAGCGTCGCCTGCCGTGCCAGCAGGACCCCCGTCGCGAGATCGACGAGGGTTCCGACGACGGTCGTGGTGCCGAGATCGAGGGCGATGCCGCAGGGGGGATCGGATCCGTCTTCGGGGACGATATCCAGGATCTCGGGGTACCCGGGCGTACGCGTCAGGATCGCCAGGGCCGGCGGCGCCGGGATCCGCGCCAGCACCTCCTCCGGCGCGCGGGGGCGCGCACCCGTGTAGCCGACGAGGCGGATGGAGCGTCCCCCGGGGGCGAAGGGGTCCCCGTCTCTCACCTGCAGCGGGTGCCGCTCGACGGGAGGGTCGAGGTGATCGGTCTCGATCCCCTCCGGAATCAGGATCTGCGGAGCCTCGATCCGGCTCTCGATCGGCACGGTAACCTCCATATCCCCGCCGACCATCACCTCGCACGCCAGGCGGTATCCCGCCTCCACTTCGCGGGGGGAGAGGTGTTTCCGCCGCGCTCCGCCCCGCTCCGTCCAGCCGCCCCCCTCCAGGATGACGCGGCACTTCCCGCATTCTCCTTTCCCCCCGCAGATGCTCTCGATCTGGACGCCCGCCCTGCGGATCGCCTCGAGCAGGCTGGTTCCGGGCGGGACCTCCGCGGTGCGGTTGAGCGGGTGGACGTAGACCCTCGCCTTCCGCCTGACCGCATCGCGGGATCGGGGGACGAGTCCGCTCATCGGGTCCGCCTCCGCAGAGATCGCACCCCTAATCGCCCCGCGGGGGCCAGTGTTCGCGGAGGAACGCGGCGAGACCCGAGGAGTCCTTCGGGCCGACGAGGACCCGCCATCCGCTCGCCTCTTCCGTCTCCCCGCTCAGCCGCGCGGCGAGCCCGGGGAGGATCAGCCAGCGGTGCCCGACCAGGTCCTCGGCGCGGTACTCCCGGAGCGTCTCGGCCACCTTCTCGGCGGTCAGGTAGCGCCCGGCGACGGCGCTCTCCACGCTGATGCCGCCCGTGTCCGCCACGATGAGGTGGCAGTCCAGGTGCGCTGCCTTGATGTCGGACTCCACGGTGAAGAAAGTGAGGGCGTAGTTGGTGGTGATGAGCAGGGGGGAATTTCTGTCCGGATTGCCGAAGGTCCGCACCCCGGGCTCCACCGAGACCGGTTTGCGGGGATCGGTGTAGAGGTTGAACCGCCAGAGGAGCTGGGGCAGCAGCACCCAGCCCTCCAGGCTGTGCAGGATCAGCAGGTCGGCATAGCGGGTGATCAGCATCTCGGCAGTGCAGGCCTCTTTCCAGCGGATCGCGTCGGGCGAGAGCTCGTCTCCGGCCCAGGCGGCGATGGGGGTCCCGAGCAGGGGGAACCCCAGGTAGTCGTCGTGGGCGAGGCACGCCGCCCGGCGGATGGCGGAGGAGGTCATGATGGTGCTGGCAAGACCCGCGTCGACGGAGGTTCCGGGATCCAGCACCAGATCCGCGACGCCGCAGTCCAGGAGCGTGTGCACGAGGGAGCGGAGCAGCGGGATGTCGCCGGGAGCCGAGACGACGAGGGGGCACCCGTACTGCAGCGCGAGGTCCGCCATCGCCTCCCAGTTCGCGGCGGTCGCCGCATACAGGAGCGGACGACCCTCCGGGACGCGGGAGAGCCCGCCCTGCATCACCCCGGGATCGAGCGTGCAGAGGATGAGGGGATAGCCTGTCGCCGCGACCCGCTCCACGGTGCGGGCGAAGGCGTCGGGGTCCCCCGTGGTCGAGCGGATCGCGATCGCGTCGAGCTGGAGCGTCCGCCCGATGTAGGTGTAGGAGAACCCGCAGATCTCGTTCACCCGCCGCTCGAGCTCCTCCTCCGGCATACTGTCGGCGACGTCGAGCGCGATGGCGGTCGGGTTGTGGTAGGTGAAGTCGTGGCGGTGGAGGACGTGCTTCCCGCCCACGGTGACGGCGCGGTCGCCCGTCCCGAAGGTGACCGCCTTTACCGGCGGGGCCAGGAGGTCCGAGAGGTCGGCGTGGAGGTGCGCGTACTCCGGGCGGAGGAGCGGGGTGCAGTCCTCGAGGACGTACTCGCCGTTGACGAGCCGCGTGGCAAACGCCATGCAGTTCGCCTCCCCGCACTCCCGGCAGTTGGTTCTCGGGAGGAGATTGTAGACATCGATCGGGCTGATCTCCTTGATGCTCCGTCTGCGTTTTCCCGTTGTCATGGTTCCTCCGGTCAGATCTGCACCGTCACCCAGTCCCGGGGCGGTTCGCCCTCCCCGGGATGCATCAGGCGCGAGGAGACGGTCCGCAGCGTCTGCACTGCCGACGGGTGCATCATCAGGAACAGATCGACACCGGCCAGCAGCAGGATGAGGGCGTTCAGCGTCTCCCAGAGCGGCCCCCGCACGTCGCGGGAGCCGTAGCGTCCGTCGATCTCCATCCAGGCCTCGCGGGCCGCCCAGGCGTTCGTGGAGGCGGAGATGGTGGGGTGCTGGAGTTCGGCATCCCCCATCAGCGCCGCGATCCGCGCCCGTTCGTGGATCGTGAAGGAGTACTCCAGCCCGTATCCGAGCGCCACCGTGGTGAGGTCCATGACGATGTTCTCGGGGTCCAGGTAGGGGTAGAGGCGGCGGTTGAGCTCCTTCGCGCTGTTCAGCTCGAGCCCCGTGAACGCGAGCAGGACGTGCCCGTTCTCGCGGGCGGCCCGCGCCACCCCTTCCAGGAGCTGGTGATCCGCCATCTCCAGGGTGACCGAGTTCAGCAGCAGGCGTTCTCCGCTTGCCATCTCGGCGACCTCGGTGAAGACCGCGGCGTCCTTGCGGGGATCCCCGCATCCGCCTACGATCAGCGGAACCTTGACCGCCTGGAGCACCTCTTCGACCGTGCGCGCCGCCTCGCGGGGGGAGCGGTCGGCAATCAGGGGATCGGTGCTCATCAGGTGAACGGTCACGGCTTCCGCCCCGAACCTGTCCACGTTCATCCGCGCCCACGCCGCGGGATCCTCGAGCACGTCCAGGACGGGGGCCTTGAGGGCCTTCGGGAGGGGGATCTTCATGTCGAAGACGTCCATGGCGATGGCCGGGGGGTGCGGCGGCAGGGCCTGCGGCGAGGAGAAGGCCGGGGCGGCAGCGCCCCCGATCACGACGGTGCTGCCCCGGCTTCCCCCGTCCTTCCGCGTCGCGCCCAGGGTCACCTCGCGGATCCGCCCGGGGTAGACCTCCTGGTGCGGGCTGAACGCCTCCGGTATCAGGGCGGTCGGGCGGGTCAGCACGGGTGGTGCCGGCAGCCGCACCTCCGGGCCCCCGTCTCCGCCCGTCGGGATGAAGATCTCCATGTCCCCGATCTCCAGCTCCACCCTCTCGAGTTCGATCCTCTCCACGCCGCCGAGGAGGGAGCGGAGCCAGGACTGGAGAGTGCGGCTCTGCTCTGCATCGCGCTTCTCACCCACGCCCATCCCTCCGCCCGGACGGCTGCGCCTCCACCGGCTGGATGATCACCTTTTCCGCGTAGATGCGGGCATTTTTCAACAGGATGCGCACTCCCCCGGAGACGATCGGGATCTCCCCGGCAGTGAGGACCGGAGGAGAAGGTGCGGCTTCCGCTGTCAGGGCCATACGGCGGATGAGCGGGTGGTCGTGCCCCTTCAGGAACGCCTGGAGTTCGTCCAGGGTCTTCGCGTCCTCCTCGGTCGCGATCGCGGCAGCGACCCCCTCCGGGATGTACTCCCGCACCCGATCCTTGATCTCCTTCGGCATCCAGGCGATCCGCTCCCACCCCCCGTCCGCCTGGAGAAACTTGCGGGACCGCAGGTACTCGATGGAGATCCCGTGGAACCCGTCCACCTGCCGCCCGCCGGCGGCGGAGTCCGCCATCGCCGAGAAGGGGAGCCCGTTCACCGTCGCCCCCCCGAACCCCCGGTGCACGATCCCGTAGCCCTCCACCTCCGGGATGTAGAAGGCGATCCCCTCGAAGCAGCCGCAGGAGGTGTGCGGATACCCGAACCCGGAGTAGAGGTAGATGCGGGACACCTCCCCCATCGACCGCTGCCTGGCGCTCTCGTTGACCCCCTGATACTCTCCCAGCAGCGGATCGAGGCACTCCCCCTTCTCGATGGGGAAGATGGGGCCCTTGGGATCGATGCGGGACGCCGCCCGCCCGTCGAACCAGCTGATCGCGCCGCAGTTGGCGTAGCGCTCCGGTGTGACGACGCAGACGTGCGTCGGGGCGAACGACTGGCAGAGGGCGCACCCGTAGAAGACGTCGACGTCCTCGTCGGTCAGCCCCCGGGCCCGGGCGTCCCGCGCCTCGTAGACGGCGAGCGCCTCACCGTACTGCTCGTGCACCTTTTCGGGATCGGTGATGAAGGTGATCTGGAGCCCTTCGATGATGGGCAGCTCGTTTTTGAAGAGCTCCTGCATCACCTGGCCGATGAATCGCAGCGAGTTCAGCCCCCTGGCGAAGGACTTCTTCGAGAGGCGGATCCAGATGTCGTAGCGCTGGTTGAGGTGCATCAGACCCTGGATGTAGTTGCTGTACTCGTGAATGCGCCGCTCGATCACCCCTTCCAGGTTCTCTTCCAGCTGGGAGCCCGCGATCTCGACCAGGATGCCGAGGGGATGGCTCGAACCCTGCGGAAGCTCGGCCAGATCCGGGCCCAGGATCCGGATCTCCCCGGGCGTGATCGCCTCCCGCGGGCGGACCCGCACCAGCTCGAACTTCTCCGCCACGCGGGGCCCGCCGAACTCCACCTGCATCTCCTCTTTGCGGATCCGCTCCCCCTCGTGGACGAGTCCGACCTCGACCGGAAAATCCTGAACCATGCTATCCTCCCCCCTCCGTTGAAGCGAGGCTCGCGTTGAGTGCGTGCATGAACGCCGCCCAGTCGGCAAGGGAGATGTTCGGGAGCGACCATGTCGCCTGCGGCTGGTAGCCGGGGTCCAGGCAGAGGGTCTTTACGGGCGAGAAGTGCTTCAGGGCGGAGAGGAGCGTCCAGGCCATCGGGTAGGGGAGGCCGGCGAGGATCGCCAGATCGTAGGCCCCCTTCCCGTCGATGCCCGTCCAGGCCGGGTCCGTCAGGCGGCTCCCGAGCTCCACGGCCGGCATCGCCGCATGGGGGGGATAGCCCCTCTCCCGCAGTGCGGAGCTCGCGTTGCCGCTGGCAACCACCGTACAGCCGCTCGCCCGCGCGAGACCGATCAGGCAGTCGATCATCCGCCCGCCGTTGCACTCTCTCTCGCCCGCCCGGTGGCCCAGGATGAGAATCGGCCGCTCTGCCCGCCGTATCACCGCGGCCGCCGCCACCGCTTTCCTGATGACGGCAGCCCTGCGGGGCCCCCCCACCTCCGCAGTCTGCCAGCTGTCCGTGTCCGTCAATCCTGCCGCCCCCGTGCCGGCCGTCTCAGCAGCGTCGGATCCGGGATTCTGATCTCTTTCCAGTCTTTTTCGCGCAGCACCTGCAGCAGCTCCTCCTTCATGGTGATGGGGATATCGCTCGCCGTGCGGACGAAGAGGGGGAGGTCATCCGGAATGCCGCCGCGGTGGCGGCGGTGGAGGTCGATATAATGGGTGAGCTTGAGCGCCCTGCCGCGGGCGGTGTCGTTCGGCCGCATGCAGAGTTTGGCTGCCAGGATCATCGCCTCCTCCGGTGTCTCCGCGGCGATGAAGAGATGCTCCGGAACGGGACCGGTATAGACCTCCTCGCCCGAGCGGGCGTCGAGCACGTACCAGTCCTCTTCGCGGTCCGCACGCCCGAGGAGCATCCGCCGGTACTTGGTGCCGTGCGGCCCTACGATGACGGGTATGCCGAGCCTCCAGAATCCGGCCGCGATCGAGGCGGCCTTCTGCGACATCGCCCCCCAGGCGATCCCGACGGCCCCGACGCGGTTGTGCACGTAGTCGGCGATCTCCTCGTAGTTGGCCCGCAGGTTTCTCCGCGCGAAGATGCTGGCGATCTTGATCGCGGCACCGGCGATATGGGCGTTCGATACGCAGGAGCCCACGTTCACGATGCCGCCCGCCTGGAAGTCGCCGGGGTAGGTCTCGTACAGGGTCTTTC
Coding sequences within it:
- the mutS gene encoding DNA mismatch repair protein MutS, whose translation is MNDQPRSPHARMSPVMEQYSRIKAKHPDAILLFHIGDFYETFGADAELVSRELDIVLTSRHRGRDGERIPLAGVPYHAAEGYIARLLEKGHRVAICDQLEDPRTARGLVKRDVVRVITPGTVIDAGLLGVSPAARYLMSLLPDERSRQIGMAFLDISTGEFFATVCPLSDGLTECLSEIAKYRPTECILPEGGGNLLVKPLEERKIPVTPYRDAEFSLEKATETLLSQFQVSTLDGYGCRPFPSAVRAAGACVQFARETQRCSLQHISGMSIRIPGQCLGLDAITLRNLEILESIRGGDAGATLLSLLDCTETPMGSRLLRTCLTAPLISVDAINARLDAVECLANAPLVQAELRTLLHRCADIERIAGRIAYGNAGPRDLIRLRDTLRVLPDLQALGSRIVQGGGSARLRDLVEGLKCLPDTVGLLSRSLRDDPPAATAGGGMIREGYDPRLDELRAMAVSGKDWILDLQQRERQETGIRSLKIGYNSVFGYYIEVTRPNLHLVPPHYERKQTTAGGERFTTPELKEKEAMIATAEERLLSRELELYASLLESLRQTIPDLRGDARILAELDVYAALAEVARRNGYVRPILDESTRIEIRDGRHPVVDARMGGGYVPNDTHLDGDGDQILIITGANMAGKSTYMRGVAQIVILAQMGSFVPAEYARIGLVDRIFTRVGAFDDLASGQSTFMVEMLELANILNNLTPRSLVILDEIGRGTSTLDGCSIARAVLEFLHGRASGPRTLFATHFHELVGIETEYPRVKNCHFAVKDTGAEVVFLRKLIPGATDKSYGIHVAQLAGIPRKVIDRARAILKESMERETGPKVRRYTQMLLIDPPAGGVRESALVRALQELDPDSMTPREALLALYDLKEKAGGRER
- a CDS encoding TrkA family potassium uptake protein produces the protein MYIIIVGLGGIGRTLVGIAADNRNDVVVIDKNEERAAEILEHYDVLAVVGDATDTEILEEAGIERADALVATTSDDSVNLMTCLLARRYKVPNVISIVNQIEHSDFFKEVGVRISENPDELVAMRLYYWVESPGMQQLAALPGGRIFEFVAEQGAPFIDRELRELKAKNFVVIAINRAGNGLIIPTGDTRIRAGDTLTVFTKKEAEKETLSLLGRQLKHPAR
- a CDS encoding TrkH family potassium uptake protein, coding for MPWREHVGMIANDIGSIFELVGLAAFAPFAVLTIYQEWEMILPMASAPFSFVLLGYLLRRIPRGNHAPHLSIALATAALAWFAIALVGSLPFILGLQMTFTDSVFEAMSGWTTTGFTMMTSLDTAPRTLIFWRSFMQWMGGIGVIAFTVTMQTASGLARSRLFRSEGRPEAFMPSAVSTGRRLWGIYAVLTLLFIGLVMLAGLPLWDATNLVMSTLSTGGFTVHDAGIRFYDNAALEGVLVLVMIAGALPFKIYYLFSVKRQFGIFRDAVVLLFLSLALTASAIVSLDLYLTDGYTLFRAVREGIFIAVSGITCTGLQNSDLNLWAAAPLILVIMLMFIGGAAGSTAGGIKVNRLVLAYEALVWWFKRFFVGRRVIVPFRYEGRILPKDVSELEISKNMLIVVLWALTLVLSLMLVLHLYATPYTPYEVLFEHASAMSNVGLSVGFMTPASPAANKWIFILLMWIGRLEILPVIVLIVGLLRGFETTVAR
- a CDS encoding AAA family ATPase; this encodes MQMVVTMGRGGTGKTSFVALMAKHFIATGETPLLLIDADPDQNLGEMVGIDLEAGGVRTIADLTTETFLERGGTTAGRAPTERIETRIWEEGLYEGEFCDLMAVGTRWVEGCYCLPDAALKGALSTIAKNYRYVLIDSPAGLEHLNRKISTVVDVIFDLVSPSSRSFGHVRRAQRIVREVGIEARRFYLVGAFLFPESEEDRLRREFPHAYLGKIPYDPLLSEYVLSGRSLLEVPDESPAYRAVAEILAKAGY
- a CDS encoding P-loop NTPase, translating into MKIAVSGKGGVGKTFVAGTAAWLFARQGQRVLAIDADSSPNLGIFLGLSPEEAGSILPLSENQELIALKTGTGYPGVYSLTFSVEDIVERYAVRTPSGVDLLVMGTVASMGSGCTCAANAVLRALLRHVAVQRDEAVILDMEGGVEHLGRGTADRVDVMLVVTDANVRSLHAARKIARLSAGAGIRRTAILANMIEDADQARAVREYASVNGLECIGQVPFDRTVREAGIRGTTIFPDADSPAIRALERILDRLKGMPEA